In one window of Macadamia integrifolia cultivar HAES 741 chromosome 2, SCU_Mint_v3, whole genome shotgun sequence DNA:
- the LOC122071988 gene encoding ribulose bisphosphate carboxylase small subunit, chloroplastic 3-like, with protein MSANILCTPVTVSGYSGLKATSLKLSPHKYSIGWNKKTVSNGSRTHCMLTWNPIDNKKFETLSYLPPLSDESIAKEIDYMLSKGWIPCLEFDETGYVYRSNSRIPGYYDGRYWTLWKLPMFGCNDCSQVLHEIHECKKTYPNAYIRCMAFDSKHQGQCMAIVIQKPTATTTTTST; from the exons ATGTCTGCCAATATTCTCTGTACTCCGGTGACGGTTTCCGGCTACTCCGGCCTCAAAGCCACCTCCCTGAAGTTGTCTCCGCACAAGTACTCGATTGGATGGAACAAGAAAACTGTCTCCAATGGCTCCAGAACTCACTGTATGCTG ACATGGAATCCAATCGATAACAAGAAGTTTGAGACACTCTCTTACCTCCCGCCGCTCTCTGATGAATCTATTGCAAAGGAGATTGATTACATGCTCTCAAAGGGATGGATCCCTTGTCTTGAATTCGATGAG ACGGGATACGTTTATAGGAGCAATAGCCGGATTCCAGGATACTACGATGGAAGGTATTGGACACTGTGGAAGCTACCCATGTTTGGGTGCAATGACTGTTCTCAGGTCCTCCATGAGATCCATGAATGCAAGAAGACATACCCCAATGCTTATATCCGTTGTATGGCCTTTGACAGCAAACATCAGGGTCAATGCATGGCCATTGTGATTCAAAAACCCACTGCTACCAcaaccaccacctccacctaa